The following are encoded together in the Oncorhynchus masou masou isolate Uvic2021 chromosome 5, UVic_Omas_1.1, whole genome shotgun sequence genome:
- the mbd1b gene encoding methyl-CpG-binding domain protein 1b isoform X8 has product MEVDGEVLKPTNDALIEREERIEVGDNGMERTSEVLSPLEALAPSDSLDIQDHATSGPVMTDHGHTEKIPGGVALEPPIDWFEPLEDDNYEDDTQGLDMGLAMGERHMNSRGDAEEESVAGSERSGSVAGSERNIKNNNNLFSVYRRKKRVKPEEGWEDWPALGEGWKRKAVVRRSGSSVGQSDVYYMSPSNERVRSRVELSKVLADTLDMTMFDYKAGVFRGAGQPKTLRLRKNIQKDHSTSVDCGFSSESSSMGTPSRDPHLQHITPPRPNTSLTQISSPSVAHDVEGMKHSATKLPWSPVSALSVSINGKAGSEPSFCVCTICDNSYTGFEYERQMKNPCCPKCRGKNPVHQRFRKHKPEGPQKLDPHPMTNFKIDSGELQNSTPQYSDPEDFSVNVDIDDDDEEFDGDDADYEAWIRKRKRRSCGKCEACNSRMDCGTCDFCIDKPKFGGSNKKRQKCRLRQCQKQAMRHLLPFQLGQTDFGSEEGWVQLGRPRPHFTYSRKTTPKKSKTPQREVDLDFTDDIDEPLQEDDDHSMETAHWRPMLPSSSIPQDENFRNQLPTVQVHKETMEIVKKNALMERVPHILNHLSSPAYCTLFKPADPPVQYGETPGENTSLATPDGQSGMNGGRLSVEKHVETPSGEPEVEVTPMITQIFSLADSAGTSGIDQDHELLKLLESLRSSALPTLWFAIMVEGPMLQLLQCSKLSHMVDTTVQIDLGFCYQICVQGQQLLLTHPLYEAHPSGLTSVPQVVNLLLDLEKYNVCQGVPTKEQPFSQAPIIIERASTCDFLVLKETEHCPKCKALSCSY; this is encoded by the exons ATGGAGGTCGACGGAGAGGTACTCAAACCTACAAATGATGCACTtatagaaagggaggagaggattgAGGTTGGGGACAATGGGATGGAGAGGACCTCTGAGGTCCTATCACCACTGGAGGCCCTGGCTCCCTCGGACAGTCTTGACATTCAGGATCATGCCACCTCAGGTCCTGTGATGACAGACCATGGCCATACAGAGAAGATCCCAGGGGGAGTTGCTTTAGAGCCCCCTATAGACTGGTTTGAACCCCTGGAGGATGACAATTATGAAGATGACACACAGGGCTTGGACATGGGACTTGCTATGGGGGAGCGACACATGAATAGCAGAGGGGATGCTGAAGAGGAGAGTGTTGCAGGGAGCGAAAGGAGCGGAAGCGTGGCAGGCAGTGAGAGGAAcatcaagaacaacaacaacct GTTTTCTGTTTATAGGCGGAAGAAAAGAGTGAAACCTGAAGAGGGCTGGGAGGACTGGCCGGCACTTGGAGAGGGGTGGAAGCGCAAGGCGGTTGTTCGTCGCTCGGGTTCTAGTGTTGGCCAGAGTGACGTTTATTACATGAG CCCGAGTAATGAGCGTGTGAGAAGTAGGGTTGAGCTTTCCAAAGTCCTGGCAGATACTCTGGACATGACAATGTTTGATTACAAAGCAGGGGTGTTCAGGGGTGCTGGACAACCCAAGACACTGCGCCTGAGAAAG AACATACAGAAGGATCATTCTACCTCAGTGGACTGTGGCTTTTCCTCAGAGTCCAGCTCCATGGGCACGCCAAGCAGAGACCCCCACCTCCAACATATCACTCCTCCAAGACCAAACACCTCTCTCACACAGATAAGTTCACCCTCTGTCGCTCATGATGTGGAAGGTATGAAGCACAGTGCAACTAAACTGCCCTGGAGCCCTGTGTCAGCGCTTTCAGTCTCCATCAATGGGAAGGCTGGTTCAGAGCCCTCCTTTTG CGTCTGTACCATTTGTGATAATTCATACACAGGCTTTGAGTATGAAAGACAGATGAAGAATCCCTGTTGCCCCAAATGCAGGG GCAAGAATCCAGTTCATCAAAGATTCAGGAAG caCAAACCCGAAGGTCCCCAAAAGTTGGATCCCCATCCCATGACGAATTTCAAG ATTGACAGCGGAGAATTGCAG AACTCCACTCCTCAATACAGTGACCCCGAAGATTTCTCTGTGAATGTCGATATAGATGATGACGATGAAGAGTTTGATGGTGATGATGCTGACTATGAG GCTTGGATTAGGAAACGTAAGCGACGCTCCTGTGGGAAGTGTGAAGCTTGTAATAGTAGGATGGACTGTGGGACTTGTGATTTCTGCATAGACAAACCCAAGTTTGGAGGCAGCAACAAGAAGAGACAGAAGTGCCGTCTGCGTCAGTGCCAGAAACAGGCCATG AGACACTTGTTGCCCTTTCAGTTGGGTCAGACTGATTTTGGGTCCGAAGAGGGTTGGGTGCAGCTTGGCAGGCCTAGACCTCACTTTACATACAGTCGCAAGACCACCCCAAAGAAAAGTAAAACACCGCAGCGGGAAGTGGACCTGGATTTCACTGATGATATAGACGAGCCTCTGCAGGAAGATGATGATCACTCCATGGAAACG GCACATTGGCGCCCTATGCTTCCCAGCAGTAGCATACCCCAGGATGAGAACTTCAGAAACCAGCTACCGACAGTCCAG GTGCATAAAGAGACTATGGAAATTGTCAAAAAGAATGCGCTTATGGAGCGTGTCCCACATATCCTCAACCATTTAAGTTCTCCCGCA TATTGCACACTGTTCAAACCGGCGGATCCCCCAGTGCAATATGGTGAAACCCCAGGTGAGAATACGTCCTTGGCAACCCCGGATGGGCAGAGTGGAATGAATGGAGGAAGGCTAAGTGTGGAGAAGCATGTAGAAACACCATCTGGAGAGCCTGAAGTAGAGGTCACACCTATG ATCACTCAGATCTTCAGTTTGGCTGACAGTGCAGGAACAAGTGGGATCGACCAGGACCATGAGCTGCTAAAGCTACTGGAGTCCCTGCGCAGCTCTGCACTCCCCACACTCTGGTTTGCCATAATGGTGGAGGGCCCAATGCTACAGCTACTGCAGTGCTCCAAGCTCTCCCACATGGTGGACACAACTGTCCAGATTGACCTAGGCTTCTGCTATCAGATCTGTGTACAGGGCCAACAGCTGCTCCTCACCCACCCGCTGTATGAAGCTCACCCATCTGGCCTGACCTCTGTGCCCCAGGTAGTGAACCTGCTGCTAGATCTGGAGAAGTACAACGTGTGCCAGGGGGTCCCGACCAAGGAGCAGCCATTCAGCCAGGCTCCAATCATCATTGAGCGAGCATCGACCTGTGACTTTCTGGTACTTAAAGAAACAGAGCACTGTCCGAAGTGTAAGGCCTTATCGTGTAGCTATTAA
- the mbd1b gene encoding methyl-CpG-binding domain protein 1b isoform X4: MEVDGEVLKPTNDALIEREERIEVGDNGMERTSEVLSPLEALAPSDSLDIQDHATSGPVMTDHGHTEKIPGGVALEPPIDWFEPLEDDNYEDDTQGLDMGLAMGERHMNSRGDAEEESVAGSERSGSVAGSERNIKNNNNLFSVYRRKKRVKPEEGWEDWPALGEGWKRKAVVRRSGSSVGQSDVYYMSPSNERVRSRVELSKVLADTLDMTMFDYKAGVFRGAGQPKTLRLRKNIQKDHSTSVDCGFSSESSSMGTPSRDPHLQHITPPRPNTSLTQISSPSVAHDVEGMKHSATKLPWSPVSALSVSINGKAGSEPSFCVCTICDNSYTGFEYERQMKNPCCPKCRGKNPVHQRFRKWIPCGNCKACLTTEDCGSCANCKKALNPDSRKPVSCRKRKCLCPIRKKLCEVAGQERELEHAVVHVDPEYPKYAQRVTCLHKPEGPQKLDPHPMTNFKQIDSGELQNSTPQYSDPEDFSVNVDIDDDDEEFDGDDADYEAWIRKRKRRSCGKCEACNSRMDCGTCDFCIDKPKFGGSNKKRQKCRLRQCQKQAMLGQTDFGSEEGWVQLGRPRPHFTYSRKTTPKKSKTPQREVDLDFTDDIDEPLQEDDDHSMETAHWRPMLPSSSIPQDENFRNQLPTVQVHKETMEIVKKNALMERVPHILNHLSSPAYCTLFKPADPPVQYGETPGENTSLATPDGQSGMNGGRLSVEKHVETPSGEPEVEVTPMITQIFSLADSAGTSGIDQDHELLKLLESLRSSALPTLWFAIMVEGPMLQLLQCSKLSHMVDTTVQIDLGFCYQICVQGQQLLLTHPLYEAHPSGLTSVPQVVNLLLDLEKYNVCQGVPTKEQPFSQAPIIIERASTCDFLVLKETEHCPKCKALSCSY, from the exons ATGGAGGTCGACGGAGAGGTACTCAAACCTACAAATGATGCACTtatagaaagggaggagaggattgAGGTTGGGGACAATGGGATGGAGAGGACCTCTGAGGTCCTATCACCACTGGAGGCCCTGGCTCCCTCGGACAGTCTTGACATTCAGGATCATGCCACCTCAGGTCCTGTGATGACAGACCATGGCCATACAGAGAAGATCCCAGGGGGAGTTGCTTTAGAGCCCCCTATAGACTGGTTTGAACCCCTGGAGGATGACAATTATGAAGATGACACACAGGGCTTGGACATGGGACTTGCTATGGGGGAGCGACACATGAATAGCAGAGGGGATGCTGAAGAGGAGAGTGTTGCAGGGAGCGAAAGGAGCGGAAGCGTGGCAGGCAGTGAGAGGAAcatcaagaacaacaacaacct GTTTTCTGTTTATAGGCGGAAGAAAAGAGTGAAACCTGAAGAGGGCTGGGAGGACTGGCCGGCACTTGGAGAGGGGTGGAAGCGCAAGGCGGTTGTTCGTCGCTCGGGTTCTAGTGTTGGCCAGAGTGACGTTTATTACATGAG CCCGAGTAATGAGCGTGTGAGAAGTAGGGTTGAGCTTTCCAAAGTCCTGGCAGATACTCTGGACATGACAATGTTTGATTACAAAGCAGGGGTGTTCAGGGGTGCTGGACAACCCAAGACACTGCGCCTGAGAAAG AACATACAGAAGGATCATTCTACCTCAGTGGACTGTGGCTTTTCCTCAGAGTCCAGCTCCATGGGCACGCCAAGCAGAGACCCCCACCTCCAACATATCACTCCTCCAAGACCAAACACCTCTCTCACACAGATAAGTTCACCCTCTGTCGCTCATGATGTGGAAGGTATGAAGCACAGTGCAACTAAACTGCCCTGGAGCCCTGTGTCAGCGCTTTCAGTCTCCATCAATGGGAAGGCTGGTTCAGAGCCCTCCTTTTG CGTCTGTACCATTTGTGATAATTCATACACAGGCTTTGAGTATGAAAGACAGATGAAGAATCCCTGTTGCCCCAAATGCAGGG GCAAGAATCCAGTTCATCAAAGATTCAGGAAG TGGATTCCTTGTGGTAACTGTAAGGCTTGCCTTACCACAGAGGATTGTGGGAGCTGTGCTAACTGCAAAAAAGCGCTGAACCCTGACTCCAGAAAACCTGTCAGCTGTCGGAAACGCAAATGTTTATGTCCGATCCGCAAG aagctgtgcgaagttgctggacaagagcgggaactggaacacgctgtcgtacacgtcgatccagagtaTCCCAAATATGCCCAaagagtgacatgtctg caCAAACCCGAAGGTCCCCAAAAGTTGGATCCCCATCCCATGACGAATTTCAAG cAGATTGACAGCGGAGAATTGCAG AACTCCACTCCTCAATACAGTGACCCCGAAGATTTCTCTGTGAATGTCGATATAGATGATGACGATGAAGAGTTTGATGGTGATGATGCTGACTATGAG GCTTGGATTAGGAAACGTAAGCGACGCTCCTGTGGGAAGTGTGAAGCTTGTAATAGTAGGATGGACTGTGGGACTTGTGATTTCTGCATAGACAAACCCAAGTTTGGAGGCAGCAACAAGAAGAGACAGAAGTGCCGTCTGCGTCAGTGCCAGAAACAGGCCATG TTGGGTCAGACTGATTTTGGGTCCGAAGAGGGTTGGGTGCAGCTTGGCAGGCCTAGACCTCACTTTACATACAGTCGCAAGACCACCCCAAAGAAAAGTAAAACACCGCAGCGGGAAGTGGACCTGGATTTCACTGATGATATAGACGAGCCTCTGCAGGAAGATGATGATCACTCCATGGAAACG GCACATTGGCGCCCTATGCTTCCCAGCAGTAGCATACCCCAGGATGAGAACTTCAGAAACCAGCTACCGACAGTCCAG GTGCATAAAGAGACTATGGAAATTGTCAAAAAGAATGCGCTTATGGAGCGTGTCCCACATATCCTCAACCATTTAAGTTCTCCCGCA TATTGCACACTGTTCAAACCGGCGGATCCCCCAGTGCAATATGGTGAAACCCCAGGTGAGAATACGTCCTTGGCAACCCCGGATGGGCAGAGTGGAATGAATGGAGGAAGGCTAAGTGTGGAGAAGCATGTAGAAACACCATCTGGAGAGCCTGAAGTAGAGGTCACACCTATG ATCACTCAGATCTTCAGTTTGGCTGACAGTGCAGGAACAAGTGGGATCGACCAGGACCATGAGCTGCTAAAGCTACTGGAGTCCCTGCGCAGCTCTGCACTCCCCACACTCTGGTTTGCCATAATGGTGGAGGGCCCAATGCTACAGCTACTGCAGTGCTCCAAGCTCTCCCACATGGTGGACACAACTGTCCAGATTGACCTAGGCTTCTGCTATCAGATCTGTGTACAGGGCCAACAGCTGCTCCTCACCCACCCGCTGTATGAAGCTCACCCATCTGGCCTGACCTCTGTGCCCCAGGTAGTGAACCTGCTGCTAGATCTGGAGAAGTACAACGTGTGCCAGGGGGTCCCGACCAAGGAGCAGCCATTCAGCCAGGCTCCAATCATCATTGAGCGAGCATCGACCTGTGACTTTCTGGTACTTAAAGAAACAGAGCACTGTCCGAAGTGTAAGGCCTTATCGTGTAGCTATTAA
- the mbd1b gene encoding methyl-CpG-binding domain protein 1b isoform X1, producing MEVDGEVLKPTNDALIEREERIEVGDNGMERTSEVLSPLEALAPSDSLDIQDHATSGPVMTDHGHTEKIPGGVALEPPIDWFEPLEDDNYEDDTQGLDMGLAMGERHMNSRGDAEEESVAGSERSGSVAGSERNIKNNNNLFSVYRRKKRVKPEEGWEDWPALGEGWKRKAVVRRSGSSVGQSDVYYMSPSNERVRSRVELSKVLADTLDMTMFDYKAGVFRGAGQPKTLRLRKNIQKDHSTSVDCGFSSESSSMGTPSRDPHLQHITPPRPNTSLTQISSPSVAHDVEGMKHSATKLPWSPVSALSVSINGKAGSEPSFCVCTICDNSYTGFEYERQMKNPCCPKCRGKNPVHQRFRKWIPCGNCKACLTTEDCGSCANCKKALNPDSRKPVSCRKRKCLCPIRKKLCEVAGQERELEHAVVHVDPEYPKYAQRVTCLHKPEGPQKLDPHPMTNFKQIDSGELQNSTPQYSDPEDFSVNVDIDDDDEEFDGDDADYEAWIRKRKRRSCGKCEACNSRMDCGTCDFCIDKPKFGGSNKKRQKCRLRQCQKQAMRHLLPFQLGQTDFGSEEGWVQLGRPRPHFTYSRKTTPKKSKTPQREVDLDFTDDIDEPLQEDDDHSMETAHWRPMLPSSSIPQDENFRNQLPTVQVHKETMEIVKKNALMERVPHILNHLSSPAYCTLFKPADPPVQYGETPGENTSLATPDGQSGMNGGRLSVEKHVETPSGEPEVEVTPMITQIFSLADSAGTSGIDQDHELLKLLESLRSSALPTLWFAIMVEGPMLQLLQCSKLSHMVDTTVQIDLGFCYQICVQGQQLLLTHPLYEAHPSGLTSVPQVVNLLLDLEKYNVCQGVPTKEQPFSQAPIIIERASTCDFLVLKETEHCPKCKALSCSY from the exons ATGGAGGTCGACGGAGAGGTACTCAAACCTACAAATGATGCACTtatagaaagggaggagaggattgAGGTTGGGGACAATGGGATGGAGAGGACCTCTGAGGTCCTATCACCACTGGAGGCCCTGGCTCCCTCGGACAGTCTTGACATTCAGGATCATGCCACCTCAGGTCCTGTGATGACAGACCATGGCCATACAGAGAAGATCCCAGGGGGAGTTGCTTTAGAGCCCCCTATAGACTGGTTTGAACCCCTGGAGGATGACAATTATGAAGATGACACACAGGGCTTGGACATGGGACTTGCTATGGGGGAGCGACACATGAATAGCAGAGGGGATGCTGAAGAGGAGAGTGTTGCAGGGAGCGAAAGGAGCGGAAGCGTGGCAGGCAGTGAGAGGAAcatcaagaacaacaacaacct GTTTTCTGTTTATAGGCGGAAGAAAAGAGTGAAACCTGAAGAGGGCTGGGAGGACTGGCCGGCACTTGGAGAGGGGTGGAAGCGCAAGGCGGTTGTTCGTCGCTCGGGTTCTAGTGTTGGCCAGAGTGACGTTTATTACATGAG CCCGAGTAATGAGCGTGTGAGAAGTAGGGTTGAGCTTTCCAAAGTCCTGGCAGATACTCTGGACATGACAATGTTTGATTACAAAGCAGGGGTGTTCAGGGGTGCTGGACAACCCAAGACACTGCGCCTGAGAAAG AACATACAGAAGGATCATTCTACCTCAGTGGACTGTGGCTTTTCCTCAGAGTCCAGCTCCATGGGCACGCCAAGCAGAGACCCCCACCTCCAACATATCACTCCTCCAAGACCAAACACCTCTCTCACACAGATAAGTTCACCCTCTGTCGCTCATGATGTGGAAGGTATGAAGCACAGTGCAACTAAACTGCCCTGGAGCCCTGTGTCAGCGCTTTCAGTCTCCATCAATGGGAAGGCTGGTTCAGAGCCCTCCTTTTG CGTCTGTACCATTTGTGATAATTCATACACAGGCTTTGAGTATGAAAGACAGATGAAGAATCCCTGTTGCCCCAAATGCAGGG GCAAGAATCCAGTTCATCAAAGATTCAGGAAG TGGATTCCTTGTGGTAACTGTAAGGCTTGCCTTACCACAGAGGATTGTGGGAGCTGTGCTAACTGCAAAAAAGCGCTGAACCCTGACTCCAGAAAACCTGTCAGCTGTCGGAAACGCAAATGTTTATGTCCGATCCGCAAG aagctgtgcgaagttgctggacaagagcgggaactggaacacgctgtcgtacacgtcgatccagagtaTCCCAAATATGCCCAaagagtgacatgtctg caCAAACCCGAAGGTCCCCAAAAGTTGGATCCCCATCCCATGACGAATTTCAAG cAGATTGACAGCGGAGAATTGCAG AACTCCACTCCTCAATACAGTGACCCCGAAGATTTCTCTGTGAATGTCGATATAGATGATGACGATGAAGAGTTTGATGGTGATGATGCTGACTATGAG GCTTGGATTAGGAAACGTAAGCGACGCTCCTGTGGGAAGTGTGAAGCTTGTAATAGTAGGATGGACTGTGGGACTTGTGATTTCTGCATAGACAAACCCAAGTTTGGAGGCAGCAACAAGAAGAGACAGAAGTGCCGTCTGCGTCAGTGCCAGAAACAGGCCATG AGACACTTGTTGCCCTTTCAGTTGGGTCAGACTGATTTTGGGTCCGAAGAGGGTTGGGTGCAGCTTGGCAGGCCTAGACCTCACTTTACATACAGTCGCAAGACCACCCCAAAGAAAAGTAAAACACCGCAGCGGGAAGTGGACCTGGATTTCACTGATGATATAGACGAGCCTCTGCAGGAAGATGATGATCACTCCATGGAAACG GCACATTGGCGCCCTATGCTTCCCAGCAGTAGCATACCCCAGGATGAGAACTTCAGAAACCAGCTACCGACAGTCCAG GTGCATAAAGAGACTATGGAAATTGTCAAAAAGAATGCGCTTATGGAGCGTGTCCCACATATCCTCAACCATTTAAGTTCTCCCGCA TATTGCACACTGTTCAAACCGGCGGATCCCCCAGTGCAATATGGTGAAACCCCAGGTGAGAATACGTCCTTGGCAACCCCGGATGGGCAGAGTGGAATGAATGGAGGAAGGCTAAGTGTGGAGAAGCATGTAGAAACACCATCTGGAGAGCCTGAAGTAGAGGTCACACCTATG ATCACTCAGATCTTCAGTTTGGCTGACAGTGCAGGAACAAGTGGGATCGACCAGGACCATGAGCTGCTAAAGCTACTGGAGTCCCTGCGCAGCTCTGCACTCCCCACACTCTGGTTTGCCATAATGGTGGAGGGCCCAATGCTACAGCTACTGCAGTGCTCCAAGCTCTCCCACATGGTGGACACAACTGTCCAGATTGACCTAGGCTTCTGCTATCAGATCTGTGTACAGGGCCAACAGCTGCTCCTCACCCACCCGCTGTATGAAGCTCACCCATCTGGCCTGACCTCTGTGCCCCAGGTAGTGAACCTGCTGCTAGATCTGGAGAAGTACAACGTGTGCCAGGGGGTCCCGACCAAGGAGCAGCCATTCAGCCAGGCTCCAATCATCATTGAGCGAGCATCGACCTGTGACTTTCTGGTACTTAAAGAAACAGAGCACTGTCCGAAGTGTAAGGCCTTATCGTGTAGCTATTAA
- the mbd1b gene encoding methyl-CpG-binding domain protein 1b isoform X3, which yields MEVDGEVLKPTNDALIEREERIEVGDNGMERTSEVLSPLEALAPSDSLDIQDHATSGPVMTDHGHTEKIPGGVALEPPIDWFEPLEDDNYEDDTQGLDMGLAMGERHMNSRGDAEEESVAGSERSGSVAGSERNIKNNNNLFSVYRRKKRVKPEEGWEDWPALGEGWKRKAVVRRSGSSVGQSDVYYMSPSNERVRSRVELSKVLADTLDMTMFDYKAGVFRGAGQPKTLRLRKNIQKDHSTSVDCGFSSESSSMGTPSRDPHLQHITPPRPNTSLTQISSPSVAHDVEGMKHSATKLPWSPVSALSVSINGKAGSEPSFCVCTICDNSYTGFEYERQMKNPCCPKCRGKNPVHQRFRKWIPCGNCKACLTTEDCGSCANCKKALNPDSRKPVSCRKRKCLCPIRKKLCEVAGQERELEHAVVHVDPEYPKYAQRVTCLHKPEGPQKLDPHPMTNFKIDSGELQNSTPQYSDPEDFSVNVDIDDDDEEFDGDDADYEAWIRKRKRRSCGKCEACNSRMDCGTCDFCIDKPKFGGSNKKRQKCRLRQCQKQAMRHLLPFQLGQTDFGSEEGWVQLGRPRPHFTYSRKTTPKKSKTPQREVDLDFTDDIDEPLQEDDDHSMETAHWRPMLPSSSIPQDENFRNQLPTVQVHKETMEIVKKNALMERVPHILNHLSSPAYCTLFKPADPPVQYGETPGENTSLATPDGQSGMNGGRLSVEKHVETPSGEPEVEVTPMITQIFSLADSAGTSGIDQDHELLKLLESLRSSALPTLWFAIMVEGPMLQLLQCSKLSHMVDTTVQIDLGFCYQICVQGQQLLLTHPLYEAHPSGLTSVPQVVNLLLDLEKYNVCQGVPTKEQPFSQAPIIIERASTCDFLVLKETEHCPKCKALSCSY from the exons ATGGAGGTCGACGGAGAGGTACTCAAACCTACAAATGATGCACTtatagaaagggaggagaggattgAGGTTGGGGACAATGGGATGGAGAGGACCTCTGAGGTCCTATCACCACTGGAGGCCCTGGCTCCCTCGGACAGTCTTGACATTCAGGATCATGCCACCTCAGGTCCTGTGATGACAGACCATGGCCATACAGAGAAGATCCCAGGGGGAGTTGCTTTAGAGCCCCCTATAGACTGGTTTGAACCCCTGGAGGATGACAATTATGAAGATGACACACAGGGCTTGGACATGGGACTTGCTATGGGGGAGCGACACATGAATAGCAGAGGGGATGCTGAAGAGGAGAGTGTTGCAGGGAGCGAAAGGAGCGGAAGCGTGGCAGGCAGTGAGAGGAAcatcaagaacaacaacaacct GTTTTCTGTTTATAGGCGGAAGAAAAGAGTGAAACCTGAAGAGGGCTGGGAGGACTGGCCGGCACTTGGAGAGGGGTGGAAGCGCAAGGCGGTTGTTCGTCGCTCGGGTTCTAGTGTTGGCCAGAGTGACGTTTATTACATGAG CCCGAGTAATGAGCGTGTGAGAAGTAGGGTTGAGCTTTCCAAAGTCCTGGCAGATACTCTGGACATGACAATGTTTGATTACAAAGCAGGGGTGTTCAGGGGTGCTGGACAACCCAAGACACTGCGCCTGAGAAAG AACATACAGAAGGATCATTCTACCTCAGTGGACTGTGGCTTTTCCTCAGAGTCCAGCTCCATGGGCACGCCAAGCAGAGACCCCCACCTCCAACATATCACTCCTCCAAGACCAAACACCTCTCTCACACAGATAAGTTCACCCTCTGTCGCTCATGATGTGGAAGGTATGAAGCACAGTGCAACTAAACTGCCCTGGAGCCCTGTGTCAGCGCTTTCAGTCTCCATCAATGGGAAGGCTGGTTCAGAGCCCTCCTTTTG CGTCTGTACCATTTGTGATAATTCATACACAGGCTTTGAGTATGAAAGACAGATGAAGAATCCCTGTTGCCCCAAATGCAGGG GCAAGAATCCAGTTCATCAAAGATTCAGGAAG TGGATTCCTTGTGGTAACTGTAAGGCTTGCCTTACCACAGAGGATTGTGGGAGCTGTGCTAACTGCAAAAAAGCGCTGAACCCTGACTCCAGAAAACCTGTCAGCTGTCGGAAACGCAAATGTTTATGTCCGATCCGCAAG aagctgtgcgaagttgctggacaagagcgggaactggaacacgctgtcgtacacgtcgatccagagtaTCCCAAATATGCCCAaagagtgacatgtctg caCAAACCCGAAGGTCCCCAAAAGTTGGATCCCCATCCCATGACGAATTTCAAG ATTGACAGCGGAGAATTGCAG AACTCCACTCCTCAATACAGTGACCCCGAAGATTTCTCTGTGAATGTCGATATAGATGATGACGATGAAGAGTTTGATGGTGATGATGCTGACTATGAG GCTTGGATTAGGAAACGTAAGCGACGCTCCTGTGGGAAGTGTGAAGCTTGTAATAGTAGGATGGACTGTGGGACTTGTGATTTCTGCATAGACAAACCCAAGTTTGGAGGCAGCAACAAGAAGAGACAGAAGTGCCGTCTGCGTCAGTGCCAGAAACAGGCCATG AGACACTTGTTGCCCTTTCAGTTGGGTCAGACTGATTTTGGGTCCGAAGAGGGTTGGGTGCAGCTTGGCAGGCCTAGACCTCACTTTACATACAGTCGCAAGACCACCCCAAAGAAAAGTAAAACACCGCAGCGGGAAGTGGACCTGGATTTCACTGATGATATAGACGAGCCTCTGCAGGAAGATGATGATCACTCCATGGAAACG GCACATTGGCGCCCTATGCTTCCCAGCAGTAGCATACCCCAGGATGAGAACTTCAGAAACCAGCTACCGACAGTCCAG GTGCATAAAGAGACTATGGAAATTGTCAAAAAGAATGCGCTTATGGAGCGTGTCCCACATATCCTCAACCATTTAAGTTCTCCCGCA TATTGCACACTGTTCAAACCGGCGGATCCCCCAGTGCAATATGGTGAAACCCCAGGTGAGAATACGTCCTTGGCAACCCCGGATGGGCAGAGTGGAATGAATGGAGGAAGGCTAAGTGTGGAGAAGCATGTAGAAACACCATCTGGAGAGCCTGAAGTAGAGGTCACACCTATG ATCACTCAGATCTTCAGTTTGGCTGACAGTGCAGGAACAAGTGGGATCGACCAGGACCATGAGCTGCTAAAGCTACTGGAGTCCCTGCGCAGCTCTGCACTCCCCACACTCTGGTTTGCCATAATGGTGGAGGGCCCAATGCTACAGCTACTGCAGTGCTCCAAGCTCTCCCACATGGTGGACACAACTGTCCAGATTGACCTAGGCTTCTGCTATCAGATCTGTGTACAGGGCCAACAGCTGCTCCTCACCCACCCGCTGTATGAAGCTCACCCATCTGGCCTGACCTCTGTGCCCCAGGTAGTGAACCTGCTGCTAGATCTGGAGAAGTACAACGTGTGCCAGGGGGTCCCGACCAAGGAGCAGCCATTCAGCCAGGCTCCAATCATCATTGAGCGAGCATCGACCTGTGACTTTCTGGTACTTAAAGAAACAGAGCACTGTCCGAAGTGTAAGGCCTTATCGTGTAGCTATTAA